One genomic region from Nymphaea colorata isolate Beijing-Zhang1983 chromosome 12, ASM883128v2, whole genome shotgun sequence encodes:
- the LOC116266124 gene encoding WAT1-related protein At2g39510-like, producing the protein MGMMKKFKAHLLMVVTQTGFSFLYFITQAAFGNGLNPFVYVTYRLLAAGLSMLPFAYFLERKMQPKLTILLFLEIFVLSLLGGSLTLNLYFASLQYTSPTFVASMINTIASITFVVAVMIGMEKLNVRSKRGAAKVVGTIVSLGGALIMSMYKGPDFKRPWGALISIHGGTVHEDWVKGSILCITSCFTWAMWYVMQASTLKRYPAQISLTTWMSFIGAAQSAIFTAFVERKPEAWALRFDVSFWSIIYSGAIGSGMLVYTQLWCSEQKGPVFVTMFNPLCTILVALIAYAVVGQDLYVGSVLGAIVVIVGLYLVLWGKDKDQVDVKDGEFLPQFDKVFASDMKGQTKTQQLEQEKNSKEWAEI; encoded by the exons ATGGGGATGATGAAGAAGTTCAAGGCACACCTGTTGATGGTGGTGACGCAGACGGGCTTCTCTTTCCTCTACTTCATTACTCAGGCAGCTTTCGGCAATGGGTTGAATCCTTTTGTCTACGTCACCTACAGGCTTCTTGCCGCCGGTTTGTCTATGCTGCCGTTTGCCTATTTCCTGGAGAG GAAAATGCAGCCGAAGTTGACAATACTACTATTCTTGGAGATATTTGTGCTCTCACTTCTTGG GGGGAGTTTGACGTTGAATTTGTACTTTGCAAGCCTCCAATACACTTCTCCCACGTTTGTTGCTTCCATGATCAACACTATTGCTTCTATCACCTTCGTAGTCGCAGTAATGATTGG AATGGAGAAACTGAATGTAAGAAGCAAAAGAGGGGCAGCGAAGGTGGTGGGCACGATAGTATCGTTAGGAGGAGCCCTGATAATGTCCATGTACAAAGGCCCTGACTTCAAGAGGCCCTGGGGAGCTTTGATTTCTATCCATGGTGGCACCGTCCATGAGGACTGGGTGAAGGGCTCTATCCTCTGCATCACAAGCTGCTTCACTTGGGCCATGTGGTATGTCATGCAG GCCAGCACGCTGAAGCGATATCCTGCACAGATCTCATTGACCACATGGATGTCCTTCATTGGAGCAGCTCAGTCTGCTATCTTCACGGCTTTCGTGGAGCGCAAACCGGAGGCTTGGGCCCTTCGTTTTGACGTCAGCTTCTGGAGCATCATTTACTCT GGGGCCATAGGTTCAGGCATGCTGGTCTACACGCAGCTCTGGTGTTCCGAGCAGAAGGGTCCGGTTTTCGTGACCATGTTCAACCCTCTCTGCACCATCTTAGTGGCGTTAATAGCGTATGCAGTTGTTGGCCAGGACCTGTATGTTGGAAG TGTTTTGGGAGCAATCGTTGTGATTGTGGGCCTTTACTTGGTACTCTGGGGGAAGGACAAAGATCAAGTGGATGTCAAGGATGGAGAGTTTCTGCCTCAGTTCGACAAGGTGTTTGCATCAGACATGAAGGGccaaaccaaaacccaacaGTTGGAACAGGAGAAGAACTCCAAGGAATGGGCAGAGATATAG